The following proteins are co-located in the Bacillus oleivorans genome:
- a CDS encoding COX15/CtaA family protein: MQRRGLKVIAILSTIAMLFVLLGGALVTKTDSGDGCGDSWPLCHGQLIPEEITSELIIEMAHRIVSGLAGILVLSLSILTWKYLGPRKETRFLSVLSFLFLVLQALIGAAAVKWGQSDFVLALHFGISLISFASVFLLTLIVFEDGQKYQDKPLFIDKRMKRHIIGIFLYTYTVVYTGALVRHVNASLVCPDWPLCVNSTARLLPTNFHEWVQMGHRFAAGFVFIWIFYIMILAFKHYKQEKTLLYGWVMAFILVLLQVTAGALVVLSNLSLGFALAHALFISLLFALLSYFILLLYRSQLYFNSPEKAGQQVNLQ, translated from the coding sequence ATGCAGCGTAGGGGGTTAAAAGTAATAGCAATTCTTTCAACTATTGCTATGCTTTTTGTTTTATTAGGGGGAGCTCTTGTTACGAAAACCGACTCTGGAGATGGTTGTGGGGATTCATGGCCCCTTTGTCATGGACAATTGATCCCTGAAGAAATTACTTCAGAATTAATAATTGAAATGGCTCATAGAATCGTATCGGGATTAGCAGGAATCCTTGTCCTTTCGCTTTCGATTCTGACGTGGAAATATCTTGGGCCAAGAAAAGAAACTAGATTTTTGTCGGTTTTATCCTTTCTATTTTTAGTGCTGCAAGCCCTGATTGGGGCGGCTGCCGTCAAATGGGGACAATCCGATTTTGTTCTTGCCCTGCATTTTGGGATCTCACTAATTTCATTTGCATCCGTTTTTCTGCTAACATTAATCGTTTTCGAAGACGGACAAAAATACCAGGACAAACCATTATTTATAGATAAAAGGATGAAACGTCATATAATTGGAATTTTCTTATATACGTATACGGTTGTTTATACCGGAGCACTCGTCCGGCATGTAAACGCCAGTCTTGTCTGTCCAGATTGGCCGCTTTGTGTCAATAGCACGGCTCGGTTACTTCCAACTAATTTTCATGAATGGGTTCAAATGGGACACCGTTTTGCAGCAGGTTTTGTGTTTATTTGGATTTTCTATATTATGATTCTAGCCTTTAAACACTATAAACAAGAAAAAACTCTATTATATGGATGGGTAATGGCTTTTATCCTTGTTTTATTACAGGTAACCGCCGGTGCTTTAGTTGTATTGTCAAACCTAAGTCTTGGCTTTGCTTTAGCACATGCTCTTTTTATTTCCCTTTTATTTGCATTACTGAGCTACTTTATTCTTTTATTGTACCGAAGTCAACTGTACTTTAATTCACCTGAAAAAGCTGGCCAGCAGGTGAATTTGCAATAG